A genome region from Dolichospermum compactum NIES-806 includes the following:
- a CDS encoding DUF2141 domain-containing protein: MLKIFQVSNFLLATLLTISFTDIAYAESTTSLTVVVNGITNKTGEICMRVYNSEKGFPDDAKSEVKSGCTKITGSSIKRVFSGLKPGNYAVAVVDDQNGDRKLNKDFFGIPKEGFGISKNPTVSISTGSPKFNNSSFKVDKNTTINIFLKYSLDP, encoded by the coding sequence ATGTTGAAAATATTCCAAGTTAGTAATTTCTTGCTTGCTACTTTACTAACTATCAGCTTCACAGATATAGCCTATGCTGAATCAACAACATCTTTAACTGTGGTTGTTAATGGTATTACTAACAAAACCGGGGAAATTTGTATGAGAGTTTATAACTCTGAAAAAGGATTTCCTGATGATGCTAAAAGTGAAGTTAAAAGTGGTTGTACTAAAATTACAGGTAGTTCTATAAAGCGGGTATTTTCTGGATTGAAACCGGGAAATTACGCTGTAGCTGTAGTTGATGATCAAAATGGCGATCGCAAACTCAATAAAGACTTTTTCGGAATTCCTAAAGAAGGCTTTGGAATTTCTAAAAATCCTACTGTTTCTATCAGCACCGGCTCACCAAAGTTCAATAATTCCAGCTTTAAAGTTGACAAGAATACTACCATTAATATCTTTCTCAAATATTCTCTTGATCCCTAA
- a CDS encoding ABC exporter membrane fusion protein, translating to MAVNKERQLFNLTALKWRIILATSLTFSTGLVSLYIFHQLKINSQTQTPAVSSVLKSQTTPVKVAVTALGRLQPQDEITYLSAPNSINGVRVENLLVKEGDIVKKGQALAYLENYARSQAAIQQAFDKLLIARTKLAQVQAGAKTGDINAQKATITRLNSQLKGDIAAQAATINRIRAEVENAQKESDRYQQLSKAGAVSASVADSKKLVLKTTQQQLKEAEATLKRTQDTLQDQLKEGKFKLNSIKEVRTVDVELAKSEVKSAETAIKQAKADHDLTYITSTIDGTILRIHTKNGEVIGTSGFAEIGNTSKMQVLAEVYQTDIQNVRVGQKAIISSTTFPGKLQGTVREVGWQVDKQGIFSINPNSDADRRVIEVKISIDDPTDSQKISRLTNLQVDVAIQI from the coding sequence ATGGCAGTAAATAAAGAACGCCAACTATTCAACCTAACTGCATTAAAATGGAGAATAATTCTGGCAACTTCTCTAACTTTCTCTACAGGTTTAGTATCTTTATACATTTTCCATCAATTAAAGATAAATTCTCAAACTCAAACTCCTGCTGTTAGTTCCGTTCTTAAATCTCAAACCACTCCTGTTAAAGTTGCCGTAACTGCTTTAGGAAGATTACAACCACAAGATGAAATTACTTATTTATCTGCTCCTAATTCTATCAATGGTGTCCGTGTGGAAAACCTATTGGTAAAGGAAGGAGATATTGTTAAAAAAGGACAAGCATTAGCTTATCTGGAAAACTATGCTCGTTCTCAAGCAGCTATCCAACAAGCATTTGATAAATTATTAATTGCCAGAACCAAACTTGCACAGGTACAAGCTGGAGCAAAAACTGGAGATATCAATGCTCAAAAAGCCACCATTACTCGGTTAAATTCCCAATTAAAAGGAGACATTGCCGCTCAAGCAGCAACAATCAACCGGATTCGGGCTGAAGTCGAAAATGCTCAAAAAGAGAGCGACAGATATCAACAATTATCAAAAGCTGGTGCTGTTTCTGCGTCTGTTGCTGATAGTAAAAAGTTAGTTCTTAAAACTACACAACAGCAGTTAAAAGAAGCTGAAGCTACTCTCAAACGCACACAAGACACATTACAAGATCAACTTAAAGAAGGAAAATTCAAACTTAATAGTATTAAAGAAGTCAGGACTGTAGATGTAGAGTTAGCAAAAAGTGAAGTTAAAAGTGCAGAAACTGCAATTAAACAAGCAAAAGCTGACCATGATTTAACTTATATTACTTCTACTATAGACGGCACAATTTTAAGAATTCACACCAAAAATGGCGAAGTAATTGGTACTTCTGGTTTTGCAGAAATTGGTAATACATCAAAAATGCAGGTTCTAGCAGAAGTATATCAAACCGATATTCAAAATGTTCGAGTTGGACAAAAAGCTATCATTAGCAGCACTACATTTCCTGGCAAATTACAAGGAACTGTGAGAGAAGTTGGTTGGCAAGTTGATAAACAAGGCATCTTTAGTATTAATCCCAATTCTGACGCAGACCGAAGAGTAATTGAAGTCAAAATATCTATTGATGATCCCACTGATAGTCAAAAAATATCTCGCTTAACTAATTTACAAGTTGATGTTGCAATCCAGATTTAG
- a CDS encoding glycosyltransferase translates to MPDFMIFLSKSLFGWLVIQTCLTLVFLWYLRSHKPKSLPDEQLPKTAVILCLRGADPFLPNCLRSLLQQNYPKYDLKLIIDSKEDPAFKIATETINQLGATNVEISTLRAVRHNCSLKCSSLVQAVSDLDNAYPIIAFIDADTVAHPNWLRELVTPLIDDQVGLTTGNRWYLPTGNYWGSLVRYSGNVSTVVQMFLFQIPWGGTLAIKTEVLNRINLLDKWGEVLTDDMLLHKLIKQEKLQIKFIPSLLMLNREESSLRNLLESLKRLIIVSKLYHPRWLAIISEAYSSIIVPNVVIIVIFQLLIQAQWDAAALLFSVYISYTIGLVLLMLLMEFSIHQLLHNQGEKIPKLSLLIILKMLIVIPLTQWVYGLTILSSLWVSTITWRGLTYRIKGRENIRLIEYRPYQWLDQPIDPKASL, encoded by the coding sequence ATGCCAGATTTTATGATATTTCTATCTAAGTCTTTGTTCGGTTGGCTGGTAATTCAAACTTGTTTAACGTTAGTATTTTTATGGTATTTACGTTCACACAAACCCAAGTCATTACCAGATGAACAATTACCAAAAACGGCAGTAATCCTCTGTTTACGGGGTGCTGATCCTTTTTTACCTAATTGTTTGCGATCGCTCTTACAACAAAACTACCCAAAATACGATTTAAAGCTGATCATTGATAGTAAAGAAGATCCAGCTTTTAAAATTGCTACCGAAACAATCAATCAACTGGGTGCAACCAACGTCGAAATTAGCACATTAAGAGCAGTTCGTCATAATTGTAGTCTTAAATGCAGTTCCTTAGTTCAAGCTGTTTCTGATTTAGATAATGCCTATCCAATTATAGCTTTTATAGATGCTGATACCGTAGCCCATCCTAATTGGTTACGAGAATTAGTTACCCCCCTCATTGATGATCAAGTTGGACTCACCACAGGAAATCGTTGGTATCTCCCCACAGGTAATTATTGGGGTTCATTAGTTCGCTACTCCGGTAACGTTTCCACCGTAGTGCAAATGTTTCTCTTTCAAATTCCCTGGGGTGGAACATTAGCAATCAAAACAGAAGTATTAAACCGCATCAACCTTTTAGATAAGTGGGGAGAAGTATTAACAGATGATATGCTTCTCCATAAACTTATCAAGCAAGAAAAGTTACAAATCAAATTTATTCCTTCTTTATTGATGCTAAATCGGGAAGAAAGTAGTCTACGTAACTTACTAGAATCATTAAAAAGGTTAATAATTGTTTCTAAACTTTATCATCCCCGGTGGTTAGCCATAATCAGTGAAGCATATTCTAGTATCATCGTTCCCAATGTAGTCATCATCGTTATTTTTCAGCTATTGATTCAGGCTCAATGGGACGCAGCTGCCTTGTTATTTTCCGTCTATATTTCCTACACCATTGGCTTAGTCTTACTAATGCTATTAATGGAATTTAGCATCCATCAATTGCTGCACAATCAAGGTGAAAAAATACCCAAATTGTCGCTTTTAATTATCCTGAAAATGTTGATAGTTATTCCCCTCACACAATGGGTTTACGGGTTAACAATATTATCTTCTTTGTGGGTATCTACTATTACTTGGCGGGGGCTTACTTATCGCATTAAAGGGCGTGAAAATATTCGGTTAATTGAATACCGTCCTTACCAATGGCTAGATCAACCAATTGATCCCAAAGCATCTCTTTAA
- the devC gene encoding ABC transporter permease DevC, translating to MNIKIPLGWLQLAQQKLRFVIAVAGIGFIVLLMFIQLGFQDALYSSATALHQRLHGDLFLVSSQYKSLTAIQSFSRTRLYQTLGFDGVDSVSSIYLQFAKLKNPVSGEKYSIYVIGFDPGKSVLDIPEVQQNLDKLKIPDVMLFDRDARPEFGPIAELFNQGNIEQPIEIFPFDAVKGYRVRVGGLFSLGPSFGVDGNLIVSDSTFLRINPNSRPVEKIDMGVIKLKDGADIKRVLASLKANLPKDVQIFTRQEFVAFERQYWSVRTPIGFILNLMLIMASVVGVVIVYQILYSNIATQFIAYATLKAIGYANGYLLNVVFQQAIILALLGYIPGFIVSIGLYDFAMRATKLPIMMTSNNALLVLVSTVLICITSGALAINKLRSADPADSF from the coding sequence ATGAATATCAAAATTCCTTTAGGGTGGCTACAGCTTGCCCAACAGAAACTTCGTTTTGTGATAGCTGTAGCCGGAATTGGCTTCATTGTGCTGTTAATGTTCATCCAACTTGGTTTCCAAGATGCACTATATTCTAGTGCCACAGCACTACATCAACGATTGCATGGTGATTTATTTTTAGTTAGTTCTCAATATAAATCTTTGACAGCAATTCAAAGTTTTTCCCGCACTCGATTATATCAAACTTTAGGTTTTGACGGTGTGGATTCCGTTAGTTCAATTTATTTGCAATTTGCAAAATTAAAAAATCCTGTCAGCGGCGAGAAATATTCAATTTATGTCATTGGTTTTGACCCTGGAAAATCCGTGCTAGATATTCCAGAAGTCCAACAAAATTTGGACAAACTCAAAATTCCTGATGTTATGCTCTTTGATAGAGATGCCCGTCCAGAATTTGGACCAATAGCAGAATTATTTAATCAAGGAAATATTGAACAACCAATTGAAATTTTTCCCTTTGATGCTGTTAAAGGTTATCGAGTCAGAGTAGGTGGTTTATTTAGTTTAGGACCTTCCTTTGGTGTTGATGGTAATTTAATTGTGAGTGATTCAACTTTTCTCAGAATCAACCCGAATAGCCGTCCAGTTGAAAAAATAGATATGGGAGTGATTAAACTCAAAGATGGTGCAGATATAAAACGGGTTTTAGCCAGTTTGAAAGCCAATTTACCCAAGGATGTTCAAATATTTACTCGCCAAGAATTTGTCGCTTTTGAAAGACAATATTGGTCAGTTAGAACCCCCATTGGTTTTATTCTTAACCTGATGCTCATCATGGCTTCTGTTGTGGGTGTGGTAATTGTTTATCAAATTTTGTATAGCAATATTGCTACTCAATTTATTGCCTATGCTACTTTAAAAGCCATTGGTTATGCTAATGGATATTTATTGAATGTGGTTTTTCAACAAGCAATAATTTTGGCATTGTTGGGTTATATTCCTGGTTTTATTGTTTCCATTGGTTTATATGATTTTGCCATGAGGGCAACTAAATTACCGATCATGATGACAAGTAATAATGCCTTACTTGTTCTAGTATCTACAGTCTTAATCTGCATTACCTCTGGAGCATTAGCTATTAATAAACTCCGTTCTGCTGATCCGGCTGATAGTTTCTAG
- a CDS encoding NAD-dependent epimerase/dehydratase family protein produces the protein MNLQNKTLLITGIDEFIGLRAAELAIAQGMKVKGIQSSPVKDQTVQKLGVEIFVGNITDPAVCSKACQGVDIVLHNAQFAEEAGDIKHFREINVSGTISIAKAAKQAGVKTFVHLSTALVYGFDYSDKVTESGVLSGENNAYCQTKIEAEIEVLKLNNAPEFGVIVIRAGDVYGPGSLPWIVRPIHMMRQKLFAYANEGKGVMNHLYVDNLIDAIFLAIEKSAYGEVFNITDGKETSWKEYFIHLASLENLPAPMSLPKEEMKLFLKVRVQGQKLFRKKADILPESVDFMSRPYAYSIAKAESVLNYQAKVDLAEGMRRTHAWLQKTDIQKLMK, from the coding sequence ATGAACTTACAAAACAAAACTCTGCTAATTACTGGAATTGATGAATTTATTGGCTTACGTGCAGCAGAATTAGCTATAGCACAAGGCATGAAAGTTAAAGGTATCCAAAGTTCTCCAGTTAAAGATCAAACAGTCCAAAAATTAGGTGTAGAAATTTTTGTTGGTAATATCACTGACCCAGCAGTTTGCTCGAAAGCTTGCCAGGGAGTAGATATAGTTTTACATAACGCTCAATTTGCCGAAGAAGCCGGGGATATTAAGCATTTTCGAGAAATAAATGTCAGCGGTACTATAAGTATTGCTAAGGCTGCTAAACAAGCTGGTGTGAAGACATTTGTGCATCTTTCGACTGCCTTAGTATATGGATTTGATTACTCAGATAAAGTCACAGAATCAGGTGTATTGTCTGGGGAAAATAATGCTTATTGTCAAACAAAAATTGAAGCGGAAATCGAAGTTCTAAAACTCAATAATGCTCCAGAATTTGGAGTAATTGTGATTCGGGCTGGTGATGTTTATGGTCCAGGAAGTCTACCTTGGATTGTCCGTCCAATTCACATGATGAGACAAAAATTATTTGCCTATGCTAATGAAGGCAAAGGTGTAATGAATCATCTATATGTAGATAACTTAATTGATGCTATCTTTTTAGCCATAGAAAAATCGGCTTATGGAGAGGTTTTTAATATTACCGACGGTAAAGAAACTTCTTGGAAGGAGTATTTTATTCATTTAGCATCATTAGAAAATTTACCAGCACCAATGTCTTTACCGAAAGAGGAAATGAAATTATTTCTAAAAGTGCGTGTTCAGGGGCAAAAACTATTCCGTAAAAAGGCGGATATTCTGCCAGAATCAGTTGATTTTATGAGTCGTCCTTATGCCTATTCTATTGCTAAAGCAGAAAGTGTTTTAAATTATCAAGCTAAAGTTGATTTAGCAGAAGGAATGCGCCGTACTCACGCATGGTTGCAAAAAACTGACATTCAAAAACTGATGAAATAA
- a CDS encoding glycosyltransferase family 2 protein, protein MNNSQPKLSIGLPVYNGEKFLKKCLDSLLAQTFSDFELIISDNASTDNTEAICRTYAAQDQRIRYYRNETNMGCACNFNRVFELSDSEYFKWAAYDDLHAPDFIEKCMDVLEKDPTYILCHSHTYFIDEQGEFIQNYDIKLNTNSLKAHQRFHELLTKHLCYQIYGVIRSSVLKKIPPMGGHGNADGILLLRLGMLGRFYEIPEYLFSARIHPQQSLSMFFPNYLSFNHNNPQYSLNMLPNFYDYAVWFDSKNKGKILLPHWRILQEYWISIHHSQLSWYEQILCHISIAKKLSGTEWLLVKDFLIAAKMLFLRKFGYQT, encoded by the coding sequence ATGAATAACTCTCAACCAAAGTTAAGTATTGGATTACCTGTATATAATGGGGAGAAATTCCTCAAAAAATGCCTAGATTCGCTATTAGCACAGACATTTTCCGATTTTGAGTTAATTATCTCGGATAACGCATCTACAGATAATACTGAGGCTATTTGTAGGACTTATGCAGCCCAAGATCAACGGATTCGTTACTATCGTAATGAAACTAATATGGGTTGTGCTTGTAACTTCAATCGTGTTTTTGAATTATCTGACAGTGAGTATTTTAAATGGGCTGCTTATGATGATTTGCACGCCCCCGATTTTATTGAGAAATGTATGGATGTATTGGAAAAAGATCCAACATACATTTTATGTCACTCCCATACATATTTTATTGATGAGCAGGGAGAATTTATCCAAAATTATGACATTAAACTCAATACTAATTCCCTAAAAGCTCATCAAAGATTTCATGAATTACTAACTAAACATTTGTGTTATCAAATTTATGGAGTTATTCGGAGTAGTGTATTAAAAAAAATACCTCCTATGGGTGGTCATGGCAATGCAGATGGAATTTTATTATTAAGATTGGGTATGCTGGGACGATTTTATGAAATTCCAGAATATCTATTTTCTGCGAGAATCCATCCTCAACAATCTCTGAGTATGTTCTTTCCTAATTACTTGTCATTTAATCACAATAATCCCCAGTATTCATTGAATATGTTGCCTAATTTTTATGATTATGCAGTCTGGTTTGATTCAAAGAATAAGGGAAAAATATTGCTACCTCATTGGCGAATTTTACAGGAATATTGGATTTCTATTCATCATAGTCAACTGAGTTGGTATGAGCAAATTTTGTGCCATATCAGCATTGCTAAAAAGCTATCAGGTACAGAATGGCTATTAGTGAAAGATTTCTTAATAGCTGCCAAAATGTTGTTTTTGCGTAAGTTTGGTTATCAAACCTAA